tcaAATTCCGACTGCAAATAAATttctatgtcctgagtggtattaaGAAATTTTCGGTCATTATTCCTCTAAGCCTCAATGTACACTAACAAGCTTAGCTGTTAAGAAACCAGTTACTCGATATATAAGTGCCGTAGTCTCCGTGAACGTTCTTTTTCGCAACGGGTTTGCCGCCAGAACATAGGTGTCGTGAAAACTACCCCTAAAAgccaaaatgggaaaggaaaagactCATATCAACATTGTCGTCATTGGACATGTAGATTCCGGCAAGTCCACCACTACTGGCCATCTAATCTACAAATGCGGGGGCATTGACAAAAGAAccattgaaaaatttgaaaaggagGCTGCTGAGATGGGAAAGGGCTCCTTCAAGTATGCCTGGGTCTTGGATAAACTGAAAGCTGAGCGTGAACGTGGTATCACCATTGATATCTCCTTGtggaaattcgagaccagcaagTACTACGTGACTATCATTGatgccccaggacacagagacttcatcaaaaacatGATTACAGGGACATCTCAGGCTGACTGTGCTGTCCTGATTGTCGCTGCTGGTGTTGGTGAATTTGAAGCTGGTATCTCCAAGAACGGGCAGACCCGAGAGCATGCCCTCCTGGCTTACACACTAGGTGTGAAACAACTTATTGTTGGTGTTAACAAAATGGATTCCACTGAGCCACCCTACAGCCAGAAGAGATACGAGGAAATCGTTAAGGAAGTCAGCacttatattaagaaaattggCTACAACCCCGACACAGTAGCATTTGTGCCAATTTCTGGTTGGAATGGTGACAACATGTTGGAGCCAAGTGCTAACATGCCTTGGTTCAAGGGTTGGAAAGTCACCCGTAAGGATGGCAATGCCAGTGGGACCACACTGCTTGAGGCACTTGACTGCATCCTACCACCAACTCGTCCAACTGATAAGCCCTTGCGCCTGCCTCTCCAGGATGTCTATAAAATTGGTGGTATTGGTACTGTTCCTGTTGGCCGAGTGGAGACTGGTGTTCTCAAACCTGGTATGgtggtcacctttgctccagtcaaCGTTACAACTGAAGTGAAATCTGTTGAAATGCACCATGAAGCTTTGAGTGAAGCTCTTCCTGGGGACAATGTGGGCTTCAATGTCAAGAACGTGTCTGTCAAGGATGTTCGTCGTGGCAACGTTGCTGGTGACAGCAAGAACGACCCACCAATGGAAGCAGCTGGCTTCACTGCTCAGGTGATTATCCTGAACCATCC
The sequence above is a segment of the Saimiri boliviensis isolate mSaiBol1 chromosome 2, mSaiBol1.pri, whole genome shotgun sequence genome. Coding sequences within it:
- the LOC120363893 gene encoding elongation factor 1-alpha 1, giving the protein MGKEKTHINIVVIGHVDSGKSTTTGHLIYKCGGIDKRTIEKFEKEAAEMGKGSFKYAWVLDKLKAERERGITIDISLWKFETSKYYVTIIDAPGHRDFIKNMITGTSQADCAVLIVAAGVGEFEAGISKNGQTREHALLAYTLGVKQLIVGVNKMDSTEPPYSQKRYEEIVKEVSTYIKKIGYNPDTVAFVPISGWNGDNMLEPSANMPWFKGWKVTRKDGNASGTTLLEALDCILPPTRPTDKPLRLPLQDVYKIGGIGTVPVGRVETGVLKPGMVVTFAPVNVTTEVKSVEMHHEALSEALPGDNVGFNVKNVSVKDVRRGNVAGDSKNDPPMEAAGFTAQVIILNHPGQISAGYAPVLDCHTAHIACKFAELKEKIDRRSGKKLEDGPKFLKSGDAAIVDMVPGKPMCVESFSDYPPLGRFAVRDMRQTVAVGVIKAVDKKAAGAGKVTKSAQKAQKAK